Within Amycolatopsis sp. FDAARGOS 1241, the genomic segment CTACCTGGAGAGCCTGCGCGACGACGCGCACAACGCGCACGTGCAGGACTACCTGAACTCGCCTCCGGGCACCCCGATGCACCCGGACCTGCAGAAGTTCATCAACGCCAACCCGAACAACCGGCTGGTGGGCCAGGTCATCGAGTCGGCGAAGGCGCACGACGTCGACGTGATCGGCATCGGCGGCAACCCCGCCCGGCGCGACCAGCTCGGCGGCGCGGGGTTGTTCCAGCGCCACGCGATGTTCAATTCGTACGGGGCGGAGTCGGTCCAGCACCACCAGGCGGCCAACCCGGGCAAGTACGTGATGGAGATCGGTGAGCAGCACGCCAAGCCGCACACCTGGAACGGCGCGAACCCGGTCAACGTCGGCGGGGTCGACCTGCCGAAGACGTCCGCCGGCATCGGCGACATGCTCGGCGTGCCGCAGGTGAAGCTGAACAACGCCGGGGACGCCTTCACGCGGATCGACGGGTCGACGAACCTGGGCTGATCGCGGGTCCGTCCACTGCGGAAATGATCCACGAAGTGCGCAACTTCGGAGAAATGTGTTGTCCGGGAAGGGAAGTTCACCCGTCGGGGCGCCGGCCGAACCCCATCAGGGAAGTTACGCAGGCGTGGGCGACTCGTAGCGTTCGAACCATGGGTGGATCCGGGGCCGTCGTGGCTGTGTTCGTGCTGCTGGCGAGTGGCGTGAGCGAAACACCGGCCGCGGCGACGCCCGCGGGCGTGTGCGCCACGGTGGTGACGGAGTACGAGTCGCCGCCGGCGGGGGCCGTGGTGGTGGACCCGGCGCGCGACGGCGACCTGGCCGCGGCGACGCAGGCCGGCCCGGCCGGCACGACGTTCTGGCTCAAACCCGGCACGCACACGCTCGGCGCCGACGCGTTCGGCCAGGTCCAGCCCAAGGACGGCGACACCTACCTCGGCGCGCCCGGCGCCGTCCTGGACGGCCGGAACGTGAACCACGCCGCGTTCACCGGGCGGCGAAGGACGTGACGATCCGCGGCCTGACGATCCAGCACTTCGCCGCGCCACAGGACCAGGGCGTGGTGAACCACGACTCGGGCACCCACTGGGTCGTCGAGGACACGACGATCCGGGACAACCGCGGCGCGGCGCTCATGGCCGGTGACCGGCAGGAGGTGCGGCGCAGCTGCCTGGCCGGCAACGGGCAGTACGGCCTGAACGCCTACCGCGCCGGCGACGGCATCACCGGGCTCGTGCTGGCGGACAACGAGATCACGGGCAACAACACCGACGACTGGGAGACGAAATCGCCGGGCTGCGGGTGCAGCGGCGGGGTGAAGTTCTGGGCGGTGAACGGCGCCGACGTCACCGGCAACTGGGTCCACGGCAACCACGGCCCCGGCCTGTGGGCCGACACGAACGACAACGACTTCCTCGTGCAGGACAACGTCATCGAGGACAATGACGCCGAAGGCCTGTTCTACGAGATCAGCCACAACCTCACCGTCCGCGGCAACGTGTTCCGCCGCAACGGGATCGTCGCCGGCAAGAAGCGCGCCGCGGCCGGCGACGACTTCCCCGTCGCCACGATCTACGTCTCCGAATCCGGCGGCGAGCCACGGCTGAGCGCGCGCACGCACCAGATCGACATCGGCGGCAACACCTTCGAGGACAACTGGGGCGGCGTGACGCTGTGGGAGAACGCCGACCGCTTCTGCAACAGCCCGGCCAACACGTCGACGGGTTACTGCACACCGTTCGCGACGAAGGTCCAGTGCACCGCGCCCGGCATCACCCAGCGGCCGCTCTACGACGACTGCCGGTGGAAGACCCAGCACGTGACGGTGCACGACAACACGTTCACGTTCGACCCGGCCCACCTCGGCTGCACGCAGTACTGCGGGCGCACAGCCGTGTTGTCGAACTACGGCAGCTACCCCGACTGGTCCCCGTACCGGGGCGAAGCGGTCGAGCAGGCGGTGACCTTCGACCAGGACAACCACTTCACGGACAACACCTACTCGGGCCCGTGGACTTTCGTCGCCCACGACACCAGCCGGGTCCTCACGCCACAGCAGTGGCAGGCGGGGCCGTACCACCAGGACGCGGGCAGCACGTTCCAGGGATCGCCCGGCTCGTACCCGAGGCGCGGTTCGCGTTCGAGCCCGCGGTGCCTGTCGACGGAGTGCGCGCGCCCTAGATGTGCTGCTGTCGTTGGTGGTTGACAGGTTGGGCGTGGGGTTGGGTCTTCTGTAGCAGCCTCTCATACGGGGTCTGGCCGGCGAGGCCGCCGTGAGGGCGGTGGAAGTTGTAGTAGTCCTCCCATTCCTTGAGTTTGTCGTTGAAGGCACCGATGTCGCCGAGGACGACGCCGTCGAGCAGGCGGTAGAACTCTTCGGCGTCGATGCGGTGGGAGCGTTCCACTTTGCCGTTCAACCGTGGCGTGGCGGGCCGGAGGTAGGCATGGCCGATGCCCTGGTCCAGGAGGTGCCAGTGGAAAGCGGTCTGGAACTGGCGCACCGTTGTCGGTTTGGATCTTCTCGACCTGGAACGGCAGCCGGGACCGGACGTAGCCGAGGAACTGGATCGCGGTCTTCTGGTCCGAGCGCGGGTAGATCCGCAGGATGCGCAGGCGGGTGCAGTCATCGATCGCGGTGTGCTGGTGGAACTTCCGCCTGCGCTGGTCGGTGCTGGTGGTGATCGGCTCGACGAACTTGACGTCGATCTGCAGCTGGTGGCCCGGACGTTGTTTCTCGTAGCGCTTCCACCGCTTCTGGTGGCGCTGGTAGCGCTGCGAAGCGGGCAAGCGGTTCATGCCCAGGCGTTTGAGGATGCGGTAGATCGTCGAGGCAGCGACCTCGACGTCGTGGTAGCGACGCAGATACATCTCGATCTTCAGTTGGCCGAAGTGGTAGTGCTGCCGCGGATGGATAATCTTCTCGACCACCTCGGGGTGGGTGATGGTCGGGCAGTGCAACGCGGGGCGCTCGAGCGGTCCTCCAACCCATCCGAGCCCCAGTCCTCCCAAAGGCGGGTTTCCACCGGTCGAAGATGTTGCCGCGGATCCCGAAGTACCGGCACGTCGCCGCCACGTTCCCGCTGACCTCCTCGACGTGACGAAGAACGGCCAGACGCCGGTTCGCACGCCTGACCAGGTCCTTCTCACTCCACACTCGCTCAGCCATAGGCCTCCCAAGATCAGGAGCCCAAGACTGTCAACAACCTCAGTCAGTTTTAGACCTAGAGCCGGTCGGCCACGCGGTCCACGGCGTACGCCGTCGCGGGGATGATCGCGAGTGCCGCGCCGAAGCCGCCGATGGTGTCGGTCGGGTAGTGGGCGCCGAGACCGACTTCGGTCCAGGCCATCAGCGCACCGCACGCCACGGCGAGCGCGGCGGTGACCGTCAGCGCCGCGGCGCGGCCCAGGCGGTCGGCCAGCACGAACGCGCCGATGAGCGCCAGTGCGGTCGCGAACGCCGTGTGGCCGCTCGGGTAGGAGAGGAAGCCGCCGTGGATGGTGCGGCCGGTGAGGGGCTTGAGCAGCGACGTCACCGCGATCGTCAGCCCGCAGCCGACGAGGACGAGCAGGGCCGTGCGCACCCGTCGCGCCAGGAGCGCCGCCCCGACGAACAGCACGAGCACGATCGCCGACCCCATCGGCTCGCCCACGAAGTCCACCACCGTGGCGACGTACCACCACGGATCCGGCAGCAAGTCCGGTCCGGGCAGCAGCGGCGCGTCGAACGCACTCGCCGCGGTGTCCCCGGCGAAGCCCACACCCAGCACCACCACGACGACGAGCCCGGCCACCGCCGCCACCAACGACGGCGTGCGCACCACGGCGGGCAACGCCGCCGGCGCCGTGCGGACGGCGGTTCTCATTGCCCTGATCTCCGCCGCGCAGCGACCGGCGCCGGACCCGGCAGCGCGGGAGTAGCTGGCACGGAGCACGCCGGGCTGGAGCCCGCCTGCGCCGAAGCCGGCACCGAACCGGGCGCCACGGACGCGGAACCCGGCAAGGCCGAGCCGAGTGCCGCCGGCGCTGGGTTTTCCGGCGGAAAACCCGGCCGCGCGGAGGTCGTCAGCGTGAAGTTCTTCATCGAGCCGAACGCCCTCTCACCCGCGGAACCCAGCGAACCGTTAAATCCATTCGAATCCATCGCATCGATCGAGCCGGCCGCAGCCGGTGGGTCCATCGAATCCGAAGCGCCGTCACTTCGGTGTCAAGCCGAGCCGTGGGCGGCGATGGCGGCTTCGTAACCCTCGATGAGACGGCGGAACCCGACCTCCGGGGTGAAGTCGTCGTCGTAGCGGTGGCGGGCGGCCTCGCCCATCTTGCGGTTGCGGTCGCGGTCCGAGACGACGTCGCGCAAGGCGTCGGCCAGCGCCGCGGCGGAATCCGGCGCGTGCAAGACACCCGTGACGCCGTCGGAGATCAGTTCGGGAAAGGCGCCGTGCGCGGGCGCGACCGTCGGCACGCCCGCCGCCATCGCTTCCACCACCACGAGCCCGAAGGCTTCCAGCCAGGCCGACGGCGCGACCACCGCCGCCGCGGATGCGGTGAGCGCGCGGCACGAGTCCTTGTCCCGCAGGCCGACGTACGACACGTCCGACCGCGATGAAGCCCAGGCCGAAACCTCGTCCGACAGCGGCCCGGTCCCGGCGATCACCAGCGGCAGCCCGAGCGCACCGCCGAGGAGGTCCCACGCCGCCATCAGGAGCGGCACGCCTTTCTCCGGCGTCAGGCGGCCGAGGAACAGCACGTGCTCACCGTCGCCGGACCGCCGCACACCGGGGTCGGTCACGAAGTTGTGCTTCACGGTCATCCGGGCGACCGGCATGCCCGCGTCCACGAGCACCCGGCGCTGGGCGGCGGAGATGCAGAAGAATCGCGTGACGCCGCTGCGCCAGCGCGCGCGGTTGAGCAGGAGGTTCACCGCCATCGGCAGCGTCGCCACGGCCGATCCGCGGTAGCACCCGTGCCGCACCGCGGGGACAGGAGCGCCGCCGACGCAGTCGGTGCAGACCTTCCCGTCGCGGTACAGCGTGCCGGGCGGGCAGACCAGGCCGTAGTTGTGCAGCGTCGCCACCACGGGCACGCGCGCGTCGGCGCACGCCGCCAGCACCGACGGCGACAGCAGCGGGAACGTGTTGTGGACGTGCACCACGTCCGGCCGCTCCACCCGCAGCCGCGCCGCGAGGGCGGCACGGGCCGACCGGTTCCACGGCACCTGCAGCGGCACGGAAGCCTTGCCCGGCAAGGACATCGCCGCGATGTCGTCGCTGCGCCGCTCGAACAGCCCCACCTGCACGCCGCCCGCGGAAAGCAGCGCGACCTCCGCGTCGACCACGTTGTTCTCCCCGCTCGGCTGCTCCGAGCGGTACCGGTTGTGGACCACGAGCACCTTCATACGGGCTGCCCCTTCGGGATGAACTCGTCTTCGGTGTCCTTGACCGTGCCCTGCGCGAGCAGCGTCGCGGCCAGCGCCAGGTGCAGCAGGTACGGCGACGCGTCCCCGAGCCCGGCCTCGGTGTAGGAAGCTGAGATGCAGTAGGTGATCAGGAAGATCGCGCACGCGCGCGCCAGCGACGGCGGCCGCAGCACCGCCACGGCCACCAGCACCAGCAGGAACGCCGCGACGATGGCGATGCCCGTGAACCCCTGCTCGTGGTACACGGCGAGCCAGCTGTTGTCGATCGGCAGGCCGTCGTAGGACTTGTCCGTGAGCCCGACGCCGAAGATGTACTCGTTGATCGTGCGCGGCGCGGCCAGCAGCGCGTCCCACACCTTCGCGCGGCCGGTGAGGCTCGAGAAGTTCTCCTCGCTCTGCCCCCGCAGGAACCACGCTTGCAGCAGGCCGGCGAGCGCGACCGCGGCGAAGCCCGCCACCAGCACGAACGTGGTGAAAACCTTGCGCGCGCGGGCGTTCGTGGTCGCCAGCGACAGCAGCGCGACCACGAGCCCGGCGACGAGCCCGAGCGTGGCCGTGCGGGTGTGCGTGAGCAGCAGCAACCCCAGCGAAGGCACGATGATGACCAACGCGCTCGTCGCCGTCGTCCGCTTGCCGAGCCACAGCAGGGCCGCGAGCCCGCTGATCACGGCCGCGTACTGCCCGACCTGCGGTGGCGTCAGCGGCCAGACCGCGCCCGAAAGCCGGCCGCCGTAGACGTCCGGCATCGCCTTGCCCGGCGCGATCACCAACCCGATCGCCACCGACACCAGCACCCCGTAGAACATCCGGATGTGGTGGCGCACGAACGTGAACGAGCCGTTCCACCAGCGCGTGAGCAGCCACAGCGTCGCGATGAACACCGCGAAGCGGAAGCAGCGGAACAGCGAACCGAACCCGGCTTCCAGGTGCAGGCTCGCCACCACGCTCGTGACCAGCAGCAGGGTGAGCAGCAGCAGGTACGCGCTCGGGCGGAGCTTCAGCCGGGGGTTGAGCGCCAGCGCCATCACGAACGCCAGCATCAACGCGCCCATGGTCACGAGCTGGCTCACCGCGCGCGGCAGCGGGATCACGGTCTGCGCCCCGGTCGACCCGAGCGTGTTGAGGATCAGCAGCGCCCATGCCGCACCGACGAGCTTCGGCGTCCGTTCGGCGGTTTCGGCGGCCGTGGGCTGCCGGATGCTGCTCAGCAGAGCCATGTCAGCCGCCCCCGCCGCGCTGGTACGTGGTGCGCGCGTCCTGGTTGTACGGCGCGCCCTCCCACTCCCCGATGCCGAGGACGTGGCTCATGTCGGTGGCGATGAACGTCCACGGGCCCACGTACGCGTTGTCGTGCCAGGTGTTGCCCTGTTTGAAGGTGATCGCCTGCTGCACCACGTCGCCCTTGTACGGCGACCAGTCCGGGTACGTGCCGAAGTTCGACAGCAGCCCCATGCGCCCGCACGTCTCCTGGCAGTCGATCGCCGAGGGCTGCAGGATGAACCGGTTGTTGTGCACCTCCACGCGCTGGGTCTTCCACCGGCAGTCGTCCAGCAGCGGCTTCTTCGCGATCGCCGGCGCGGCGCACTTGCCGACATCCGGCACGAGCTTCGTGCAGACGCCGCTGGACGTGTTGGCCGGGCTGTTGCAGAAGCGGTCGGCGTTCTCCCACAGGGTGACGCCGTTCCAGTTGTTCTCGAAGACGTTGCCGTAGATCTCGAGCTTCGACGTGCGGGCCGTCACGCGCGGTTCGCCGCCCGACTCCGAAACGTAGATCGTGGCGACGGGGAACGTGTCGCCGCGGTCGGTGTAGGCGCGGCCGTCGGCGAGGTTGTTGCGCCGGATCGTGTTGTTGCGGATCACGGCGTTGTAGCTGGTCTCGTAGGTGATGGCCGAGCTGTCGTTGTTCTCGATGAGGTTGCCCTCGATGAGGAAGTCGTTGTTGTTCGTGTCGGCCCACAGCCCGGTGCCGCGGTTGTCGTGCACCCAGTTGCCGATCACGTCGGCGCCGTTGACGGCCCAGAACTTGATGCCGCCGGTGCAGCCGCAGCCGTCGATCTTGTGCTCCCAGTCACCGGTGTTGTTGCCGGTGATCTCGTTGCCGCGCACCACGAGCCCGGTGATGTCGTCGCCCTCGGCGAACGCGTTCATGCCGTACTGGCCGTTGCGGCGCAGGCAGCTGTCGAGCACCTGCTGCTTGGCGCCGGCCATGAGGCCGGCTCCGTCGTTGTCCTGGATGGTCGCGTGCAGGATCACCCAGCCGTCGCCGGAGTCGTGGTTGACCACGCCCTCGTCGCGCGGCGCGGTGAAGTTCTGCACGGTGAGGTTGGTGATCTTGACGTTCTTCGCGTGCCCCGTGAAGGCGTACTGGTTGAGCTTGCGCCCGTCGAGCACGGCGCCGGGCGCGCCGACGAAGACGTCGCCGTCCTTGGGCTCGACTTGGTCGAACCGGTCGTTGCCGAGGTGGTGGCTGCCCGGGGCGAGCCAGAACGTGGTGCGCGCCGCGGCGCCCCGCACCTTGGCCGCGAGGTCGTCGGCCGCCGCCACGGTCACCGCCCCGGCGGGCGCGGTGGCGGGTCCGGGCGGCACCTTGTCGCACACGGCCGCGATCGGCCCGGCCGGCGCCGCCGACGTCGCCGCGACCTGGCTCGACGCGACGTCGTTTTCGTCGGACGACCCGGTACACCCCGAGAGGACGAGCGGGCACAGCAAGCCCAGGAACAGCACCAGCCTGCTGGTCGAACGCACCGGGTCGGTCCTTTCGGGTCAGAAACGCAAGGTCGTGGTGAAAGCCGGCGCGGCGGGTCCCGAGCCGAGGAGGGTGGTCGCCGGTTCGCGGCGGCCGAAGCCCGCCGAGTACCAGCCGAGCGGCGGGTTCGTCTCGCCGCGGTGCGCGGTCCACGCCAGCTCGGCCGGGAGGTCCAGCGTCGCCGTGTGGCCGGGCCAGCTCAGCCGCGCCGTGCTGCCCTCGAGCGTCACCTCGACGAGCGGGCCGAGGTGGAACGCGAGTTTCGCCGGCAGCGAGAGGTCGCCCTCAACCTCGTCGACGATCGTCAGCGCCCGGTCGGCGAGCTCAACACAACGGCGGTGCACGGCCGGGGCGTAGCCGTCGTGCTCGGCGCGCCAGCGCACCGGGCCGACGGCGAGCGTGCGGGTGCGGGCGTGCCGCGTCCACAGGAACGGCCCGCCGGACGCCGACTGGTCGGTGCCGCCGAGCTGCAGCGTGTTGTGGCCGAGCGTCGAGCGGAAGTACGACCGCCACTCGGGTTCGCCGTGGTAGCAGTAGGTGCCCGGGTCGGCGAGGATGTTTACGCCGTCGTGGCGGACCTCCAGCGACAGCGCGTCGGCGTGCGCGTGCGCGGCGATGGCGAGGAACCCGTGCGGGCCGCCGTCGCAGCGGCACCAGATCTCCTCGGGTTCGCCGGCCGGCGT encodes:
- a CDS encoding integrase core domain-containing protein, with product MRQFQTAFHWHLLDQGIGHAYLRPATPRLNGKVERSHRIDAEEFYRLLDGVVLGDIGAFNDKLKEWEDYYNFHRPHGGLAGQTPYERLLQKTQPHAQPVNHQRQQHI
- a CDS encoding phosphatase PAP2 family protein: MRTAVRTAPAALPAVVRTPSLVAAVAGLVVVVVLGVGFAGDTAASAFDAPLLPGPDLLPDPWWYVATVVDFVGEPMGSAIVLVLFVGAALLARRVRTALLVLVGCGLTIAVTSLLKPLTGRTIHGGFLSYPSGHTAFATALALIGAFVLADRLGRAAALTVTAALAVACGALMAWTEVGLGAHYPTDTIGGFGAALAIIPATAYAVDRVADRL
- a CDS encoding glycosyltransferase family 4 protein, whose product is MKVLVVHNRYRSEQPSGENNVVDAEVALLSAGGVQVGLFERRSDDIAAMSLPGKASVPLQVPWNRSARAALAARLRVERPDVVHVHNTFPLLSPSVLAACADARVPVVATLHNYGLVCPPGTLYRDGKVCTDCVGGAPVPAVRHGCYRGSAVATLPMAVNLLLNRARWRSGVTRFFCISAAQRRVLVDAGMPVARMTVKHNFVTDPGVRRSGDGEHVLFLGRLTPEKGVPLLMAAWDLLGGALGLPLVIAGTGPLSDEVSAWASSRSDVSYVGLRDKDSCRALTASAAAVVAPSAWLEAFGLVVVEAMAAGVPTVAPAHGAFPELISDGVTGVLHAPDSAAALADALRDVVSDRDRNRKMGEAARHRYDDDFTPEVGFRRLIEGYEAAIAAHGSA
- a CDS encoding O-antigen ligase family protein, with translation MALLSSIRQPTAAETAERTPKLVGAAWALLILNTLGSTGAQTVIPLPRAVSQLVTMGALMLAFVMALALNPRLKLRPSAYLLLLTLLLVTSVVASLHLEAGFGSLFRCFRFAVFIATLWLLTRWWNGSFTFVRHHIRMFYGVLVSVAIGLVIAPGKAMPDVYGGRLSGAVWPLTPPQVGQYAAVISGLAALLWLGKRTTATSALVIIVPSLGLLLLTHTRTATLGLVAGLVVALLSLATTNARARKVFTTFVLVAGFAAVALAGLLQAWFLRGQSEENFSSLTGRAKVWDALLAAPRTINEYIFGVGLTDKSYDGLPIDNSWLAVYHEQGFTGIAIVAAFLLVLVAVAVLRPPSLARACAIFLITYCISASYTEAGLGDASPYLLHLALAATLLAQGTVKDTEDEFIPKGQPV
- a CDS encoding right-handed parallel beta-helix repeat-containing protein, whose amino-acid sequence is MRSTSRLVLFLGLLCPLVLSGCTGSSDENDVASSQVAATSAAPAGPIAAVCDKVPPGPATAPAGAVTVAAADDLAAKVRGAAARTTFWLAPGSHHLGNDRFDQVEPKDGDVFVGAPGAVLDGRKLNQYAFTGHAKNVKITNLTVQNFTAPRDEGVVNHDSGDGWVILHATIQDNDGAGLMAGAKQQVLDSCLRRNGQYGMNAFAEGDDITGLVVRGNEITGNNTGDWEHKIDGCGCTGGIKFWAVNGADVIGNWVHDNRGTGLWADTNNNDFLIEGNLIENNDSSAITYETSYNAVIRNNTIRRNNLADGRAYTDRGDTFPVATIYVSESGGEPRVTARTSKLEIYGNVFENNWNGVTLWENADRFCNSPANTSSGVCTKLVPDVGKCAAPAIAKKPLLDDCRWKTQRVEVHNNRFILQPSAIDCQETCGRMGLLSNFGTYPDWSPYKGDVVQQAITFKQGNTWHDNAYVGPWTFIATDMSHVLGIGEWEGAPYNQDARTTYQRGGGG